A window of the Linepithema humile isolate Giens D197 chromosome 4, Lhum_UNIL_v1.0, whole genome shotgun sequence genome harbors these coding sequences:
- the LOC105672098 gene encoding dentin sialophosphoprotein-like, with protein MLDNEMNWIPIMLKIIGLLIAFLAFSHGDLSSENLSLRRKLYNIKNETQVDNNVLGPLYARFRKPQYSQQSNGRYECVKPGFYADVYDCRKYYECVKVENNSRHQNFRQYVHKCKSGEVFSYASSTCTQPQKSGRAECSDYPRSKEQDSTVIFLADSNRRHKENQRRKERNRHRSESSQSNSNSEEHHKKTPKPTTKKETNRDIESTTQTITTHHTTTKKHSRSKEESQSSESTEELEKSQISTESQSSSNEDNKSKKKENKKEHQKDKKHKEKKKNSSESSSNSSEERQTKRPKPTTKKEIESTTQTITTHHTTTKKHSSSEEESRSSESTEELEKPQISTESQSSSNEDNKSKKKENKKKHQKDKKHKEKNKNSSGSSSSSEERQTKRPKPTTKKEIESTTQTITPNHTTTKKHSRSEEESQSSESTEELEKPQISTESQSSSNEDNKSKKKENKKEHQKDKKHKDKNKNSSESSSSSSKERQTKRPKPTTKKEIESTTQTITTHHTTTKKHSRSEEESQGSESTEELEKPQISTESQSSSNEDNKSKKKENKKEHQKDKKHKDKNKNSSESNSSSSKERQTKRPKPTTKKEIESTTQTITTHHTTTKKHSRSEEESQGSESTEELEKPQISTESQSSSNEDNKSKKKENKKEHQKDKKHKDKNKNSSESSSSSSKERQTKRPKPTTKKEIESTTQTITTHHTTTKKHSRSEEESQGSESTEELEKPQISTESQSNSNEDNKSKKKENKKEHQKDKKHKEKNKNSSGSSSSSSEERQTKRPKPTTKKEIESTTQTITTHHTTTKKHSRSEEESQSSESRENPGSTPQIPTEGQSGSKEDNQSNESRENQGTSPQVPTERESESKEGNQSSESRENPGSTPQIPTEGQSGSKEDSRSNENGENQGTSPQVPMERESGSKEGNQSSESRENPGSTPQIPTEGQSGSKENSRSNENSENQGTSPQVPTERESGSKEGNQSSESSENPGSTPQIPTEGQSGSKEDSRSNENGENQGTSPQVPTERESGSKEGNQSSESSENPGSTPQIPTEGQSGSKEDNQSNESRENQGTSPQVPTERESGSKEGNQSNESRENQGSTPQIPTEGQSGSKEDSRSNENGENQGTSPQVPTERESGSKEGNQSSESRENQGSTPQIPTEGQSGSKEDSQSNENGENQGTSPQVPTERESGSKEGNQSSESSENPGSTPQIPTEGQSGSKEDNQSNESRENQGTSPQVPTERESGSKEGNQSSESRENPGSTPQISTEGQSGSKEDSRSNEIGENQGTSPQVPTERESGSKEGNQSSESRENPGSTPPIPTEGQSGSKEDSQSSESRENQGSTPQIPTEGQSGSKENNQSGESRENKVSTPQISTENQSRSKEDSQSSESREDRGTTPQIPTENQSGSEEGNQNSESCENQGSTPQIPTEDKSRSKEEGQSSEDVKDITTQVPHCPDGNKNDSDKPVSECTSPGFFPDLHDCAKYYRCVKLESNTFNKFEFVCPPGMIWDEDKTSCNFAWAVKRLSCKSKEGNIPEKNNETDKNGKQTTTDFPTSTELSTKSTTPTEFICPIGNLTGDQILLVCPTGFRRHPKYCNLFYQCTMTNSINGKIVVFMCPEDRIFDDKKIRCVKDIRKILCGHNSCKRFDSSTTDMPKSILHVSTRKLCPGEGHFPYSKGCSNVYYKCKRDLRGVLQGYLFKCPHGKIYSCSSRRCERSKYHSGCKWRDNNKKDNGQSAFSKGLYISHQKMFYVRPKLPYLEKN; from the exons ATGCTTGACAACGAG ATGAACTGGATTCCTATAATGCTGAAGATTATTGGTCTTCTAATCGCATTTTTAGCCTTTTCTCACGGTGATCTTAGTTCAGAAAATTTAAGCCTTCGACGGAAACtctataacattaaaaatg aaaCTCAAGTTGATAATAATGTTCTCGGACCATTGTATGCACGTTTTCGAAAACCGCAGTATTCTCAACAATCAAATGGCCGATACGAATGTGTGAAACCAGGTTTCTACGCTGATGTATACGATTGTAGAAAGTATTATGAATGTGTAAAGGTTGAAAACAACAGTCGCCATCAAAACTTTCGTCAATATGTTCACAAATGCAAGAGCGGTGAAGTTTTCTCGTATGCAAGTAGTACCTGCACGCAACCCCAAAAAAGTGGAAGGGCAGAATGCAGTGACTATCCGCGATCAAAGGAGCAAGACAGTACAG taatatttcttGCAGATTCAAATCGAAGACATAAAGAAAACCAGAgacgaaaagaaagaaacagaCACAGAAGTGAAAGTTCGCAAAGTAATAGTAACAGTGAAGAACATCACAAAAAAACACCAAAACCGACAACGAAAAAAGAAACCAACAGAGATATAGAAAGCACAACTCAAACAATTACCACACATCACACCACAACGAAAAAACATTCAAGAAGCAAAGAGGAAAGCCAAAGCAGTGAAAGCACTGAAGAATTGGAGAAGTCACAGATTTCTACAGAAAGTCAATCCAGCAGCAACGAAGATAATAAGagcaagaaaaaagaaaataaaaaagagcaccaaaaagataaaaaacataaagaaaaaaaaaaaaatagtagcgAAAGTAGTAGCAATAGTAGTGAAGAACGTCAAACAAAAAGACCAAAACCGACAACCAAAAAGGAAATAGAAAGCACAACTCAAACAATTACCACACATCATACCACAACGAAAAAACATTCAAGTAGCGAAGAAGAAAGCCGGAGCAGTGAAAGCACCGAAGAATTGGAGAAGCCACAGATTTCTACAGAAAGTCAATCTAGCAGCAACGAAGATAATAAGagcaagaaaaaagaaaataaaaaaaaacaccagaaagataaaaagcataaagaaaaaaataaaaatagtagtggaagtagtagtagtagtgaAGAACGTCAAACGAAAAGACCAAAACCGACAACCAAAAAGGAAATAGAAAGCACAACTCAAACAATTACCCCAAATCATACCACAACGAAAAAACATTCAAGAAGCGAAGAAGAAAGTCAGAGCAGTGAAAGCACCGAAGAATTAGAGAAGCCACAAATTTCTACGGAAAGTCAATCTAGCAGCAACGAAGATAATAAGagcaagaaaaaagaaaataaaaaagagcaccagaaagataaaaagcataaagataaaaataaaaatagtagtgAAAGTAGTAGCAGTAGTAGTAAAGAACGTCAAACAAAAAGACCAAAACCGACAACCAAAAAGGAAATAGAAAGCACAACTCAAACAATTACCACACATCATACCACAACGAAAAAACATTCAAGAAGCGAAGAAGAAAGCCAGGGTAGTGAAAGCACAGAAGAATTGGAGAAGCCACAGATTTCTACAGAAAGTCAATCCAGCAGCAACGAAGATAATAAGagcaagaaaaaagaaaataaaaaagagcaccagaaagataaaaagcataaagataaaaataaaaatagtagtgAAAGTAATAGCAGTAGTAGTAAAGAACGTCAAACAAAAAGACCAAAACCGACAACCAAAAAGGAAATAGAAAGCACAACTCAAACAATTACCACACATCATACCACAACAAAAAAACATTCAAGAAGCGAAGAAGAAAGCCAGGGCAGTGAAAGCACAGAAGAATTAGAGAAGCCACAGATTTCTACAGAAAGTCAATCCAGCAGCAACGAAGATAATAAGagcaagaaaaaagaaaataaaaaagagcaccagaaagataaaaagcataaagataaaaataaaaatagtagtgAAAGTAGTAGCAGTAGTAGTAAAGAACGTCAAACAAAAAGACCAAAACCGACAACCAAAAAGGAAATAGAAAGCACAACTCAAACAATTACCACACATCATACCACAACGAAAAAACATTCAAGAAGCGAAGAAGAAAGCCAGGGCAGTGAAAGCACAGAAGAATTGGAGAAGCCACAGATTTCTACGGAAAGTCAATCTAACAGCAACGAAGATAATAAGagcaagaaaaaagaaaataaaaaagaacaccagaaagataaaaagcataaagaaaaaaataaaaatagtagtgGAAGTAGTAGCAGTAGTAGTGAAGAACGTCAAACAAAAAGACCAAAACCGACAACCAAAAAGGAAATAGAAAGTACAACTCAAACAATTACCACACATCATACCACAACAAAAAAACATTCAAGAAGCGAAGAAGAAAGCCAGAGCAGTGAGAGCCGCGAAAATCCAGGATCAACGCCACAGATTCCTACCGAAGGTCAGTCCGGAAGCAAAGAGGATAATCAAAGCAATGAGAGCCGCGAAAATCAAGGAACATCCCCGCAAGTTCCTACGGAACGTGAATCTGAAAGCAAAGAAGGCAATCAGAGCAGTGAGAGCCGCGAAAATCCAGGATCAACGCCACAGATTCCTACCGAAGGTCAATCCGGAAGCAAAGAGGATAGTCGGAGCAATGAGAACGGCGAAAATCAAGGAACATCCCCGCAAGTTCCTATGGAACGTGAATCTGGAAGCAAAGAAGGCAATCAGAGCAGTGAGAGCCGCGAAAATCCAGGATCAACGCCACAGATTCCTACCGAAGGTCAATCCGGAAGCAAAGAGAATAGTCGGAGCAATGAGAACAGCGAAAATCAAGGAACATCCCCGCAAGTTCCTACGGAACGTGAATCTGGAAGCAAAGAAGGCAATCAGAGCAGTGAGAGCAGCGAAAATCCAGGATCAACGCCACAGATTCCTACCGAAGGTCAATCCGGAAGCAAAGAGGATAGTCGGAGCAATGAGAACGGCGAAAATCAAGGAACATCCCCGCAAGTTCCTACCGAACGTGAATCTGGAAGCAAAGAAGGCAATCAGAGCAGTGAGAGCAGTGAAAATCCAGGATCAACGCCACAGATTCCTACCGAAGGTCAGTCCGGAAGTAAAGAGGATAATCAGAGCAATGAGAGCCGCGAAAATCAAGGAACATCCCCGCAAGTTCCTACGGAACGTGAATCTGGAAGCAAAGAAGGCAATCAGAGCAATGAGAGCCGCGAAAATCAAGGATCAACGCCACAGATTCCTACCGAAGGTCAATCCGGAAGCAAAGAGGATAGTCGGAGCAATGAGAACGGCGAAAATCAAGGAACATCCCCGCAAGTTCCTACCGAACGTGAATCTGGAAGCAAAGAAGGCAATCAGAGCAGTGAGAGCCGCGAAAATCAAGGATCAACGCCACAGATTCCTACCGAAGGTCAATCCGGAAGCAAAGAGGATAGTCAGAGCAATGAGAATGGCGAAAATCAAGGAACATCCCCGCAAGTTCCTACGGAACGTGAATCTGGAAGCAAAGAAGGCAATCAGAGCAGTGAAAGCAGTGAAAATCCAGGATCAACGCCACAGATTCCTACCGAAGGTCAGTCCGGAAGCAAAGAGGATAATCAGAGCAATGAGAGCCGCGAAAATCAAGGAACATCCCCGCAAGTTCCTACGGAACGTGAATCTGGAAGCAAAGAAGGCAATCAGAGCAGTGAGAGCCGCGAAAATCCAGGATCAACGCCACAGATTTCTACCGAAGGTCAATCCGGAAGCAAAGAGGATAGTCGGAGCAATGAGATCGGCGAAAATCAAGGAACATCCCCGCAAGTTCCTACCGAACGTGAATCTGGAAGCAAAGAAGGCAATCAGAGCAGTGAGAGCCGCGAAAATCCAGGATCAACGCCGCCGATTCCTACCGAAGGTCAATCCGGAAGCAAAGAGGATAGTCAGAGTAGTGAGAGCCGCGAAAATCAAGGATCAACGCCACAGATTCCTACCGAAGGCCAATCTGGGAGCAAAGAGAATAATCAGAGCGGTGAAAGCCGCGAGAATAAAGTAAGTACACCACAAATTTCAACAGAAAATCAATCCAGAAGTAAAGAGGATAGTCAAAGCAGTGAGAGTCGCGAGGACAGAGGGACGACGCCGCAGATTCCTACAGAAAATCAATCTGGAAGCGAAGAAGGCAACCAAAACAGTGAGAGCTGCGAAAATCAAGGATCAACGCCGCAGATTCCTACGGAAGATAAATCGAGAAGTAAAGAGGAAGGCCAAAGCAGTGAAGATGTCAAAGATATAACTACACAAGTTCCACATTGTCCAGATGGAAATAAGAATGATTCGGATAAACCTGTTTCAGAGTGTACTTCTCCTGGTTTTTTTCCAGATCTTCATGATTGTGCAAAGTATTATAGATGCGTTAAATTGGAATCCAATACCTTCAATAAGTTCGAATTTGTGTGTCCACCTGGAATGATATGGGATGAAGATAAGACAAGTTGTAATTTTGCATGGGCTGTTAAACGGTTATCATGCAAAAGTAAAGAGGGAAATAtacctgaaaaaaataatgaaaccgACAAAAATGGAAAACAAACTACTACTGACTTTCCAACCTCTACCGAACTTTCGACTAAGTCAACTACTCCTACGGAATTCATTTGTCCTATTGGAAATTTGACTGGAGATCAAATTCTTCTTGTTTGTCCTACTGGTTTCCGACGTCATCCGAAATACTGCAATCTTTTCTATCAATGTACTATGACAAATAGTATAAATGGTAAAATTGTTGTATTTATGTGCCCTGAAGACAGGATTTTTGATGATAAGAAAATACGATGCGTGAAGGATATTCGTAAAATCCTTTGTGGGCATAATAGTTGTAAGAGATTTGATTCTTCAACTACAGATATGCCAAAATCAATC ctaCATGTTTCCACAAGGAAATTATGTCCAGGAGAAGGTCATTTTCCTTATAGTAAAGGCTGTTCAAATGTATACTACAAATGCAAACGTGATTTACGTGGTGTACTTCAAGGATATCTCTTTAAATGTCCACATGGAAAGATATATTCATGCAGTTCACGACGTTGCGAACGCAGTAAATATCACTCAGGATGCAAATGgagagataataataaaaaagataatggaCAATCTGCATTTTCCAAAGGATTGTATATTAGCCATCAAAAGATGTTTTATGTTCGTCCAAAACTACCTTatctggaaaaaaattaa